In Bacillus methanolicus, the following proteins share a genomic window:
- the istA gene encoding IS21 family transposase, which translates to MYISINVESDFEIKSLKDLPKLKQLMEHLKMKINKSQLARDLGVDRRTIDKYLNGFIPKRTRKKHSKIDEYYEIIAALLSEDAKQKFYYRRVLWQYLKDNHGLDCAASTFRAYIAKTPEFNAYFEEDKRIPSPKGTVRFETPIGKQAQLHWKESIPFETKDGQNVEINVAILILSHSRFRTFLMSISKSQSVLFSFLTETFEALGGVPAEIITDNMKTVMDEARTEHSPGRVNDKFAQFAKDFGFEVKPCIAGRPRTKGKVETTMKILDEIHAYQGQLTLEELHQFVQDLSHRVNHEVHQGTGKIPAIEFKKERNHLLQLPAEKVRDSYRIKHTLVKVNASNMISYKSNQYSVPAQYQGKKVGLQVYDNQLWIYYNTELIAQHPISNKKLNYQEAHYQEALGVSMPNYPDIDDLAKRNLAAIGEVYK; encoded by the coding sequence ATGTACATATCGATTAATGTCGAATCTGATTTTGAGATTAAGAGTCTTAAAGACTTACCAAAATTAAAACAACTAATGGAGCATTTGAAGATGAAAATTAATAAAAGTCAATTAGCTAGAGATCTAGGTGTAGATCGTAGAACCATTGATAAATATTTAAATGGATTTATTCCTAAACGTACACGAAAGAAGCATTCCAAAATTGATGAATACTATGAAATCATTGCGGCACTACTTTCGGAAGATGCTAAGCAGAAGTTTTATTATCGACGTGTGCTATGGCAGTATTTAAAGGATAATCATGGACTGGATTGTGCAGCATCGACGTTTCGAGCGTATATTGCAAAAACGCCCGAATTTAATGCTTACTTTGAAGAGGATAAACGGATTCCTTCTCCTAAAGGCACAGTACGTTTTGAAACGCCTATAGGAAAACAAGCACAATTGCATTGGAAAGAGAGTATTCCTTTTGAAACAAAGGATGGTCAGAACGTTGAAATCAATGTTGCAATACTGATTCTATCTCATTCACGTTTCAGAACCTTCCTAATGAGTATTTCTAAATCACAAAGTGTCCTGTTTTCCTTCTTAACAGAAACATTCGAAGCTCTTGGAGGGGTGCCGGCTGAAATAATCACGGATAATATGAAAACCGTTATGGATGAGGCAAGAACAGAACATTCCCCAGGAAGAGTAAATGACAAGTTTGCACAATTCGCTAAGGATTTTGGTTTTGAGGTGAAGCCATGCATTGCTGGACGTCCACGGACAAAAGGAAAAGTCGAAACCACAATGAAAATATTAGATGAAATTCATGCTTATCAAGGTCAGTTGACCTTGGAAGAATTACATCAATTTGTGCAAGACTTATCTCATCGGGTGAACCATGAGGTCCACCAAGGAACTGGAAAAATTCCTGCGATAGAATTCAAAAAAGAAAGGAATCACCTACTCCAGTTACCAGCTGAGAAAGTAAGAGATTCCTATCGGATCAAACATACGCTTGTAAAAGTCAATGCATCCAACATGATTTCCTACAAATCAAACCAATACTCGGTACCAGCACAGTACCAAGGAAAGAAAGTAGGCTTACAAGTGTATGATAATCAATTATGGATTTATTATAACACGGAACTGATTGCGCAACACCCTATAAGTAACAAGAAATTAAATTATCAGGAAGCACATTATCAAGAAGCCTTGGGCGTTTCCATGCCAAATTATCCGGATATTGATGATCTAGCAAAACGGAATTTAGCAGCGATTGGGGAAGTGTATAAATAA
- a CDS encoding reverse transcriptase domain-containing protein yields MESQESLIDRILDPDNLNKAFKRVKKNKGAAGVDGKDIEATHLYLKEEGYKLVQLIREGKYKPKPVRRVEIPKPNGGKRNLGIPTVTDRIFQQAVVQKLTPIFEKQFSPYSYGFRPNRSAHQAIEQARQFIEDGYNIVVDIDLEKFFDRVQHINVNTNMYTFACLRMYKITRFLSPNDPLNDKNLQ; encoded by the coding sequence ATGGAATCACAAGAAAGCTTAATTGATAGGATATTAGACCCTGACAACCTGAATAAAGCCTTTAAGAGGGTTAAGAAAAACAAAGGAGCAGCCGGTGTCGATGGGAAAGATATAGAAGCTACTCACCTTTACTTGAAGGAGGAAGGATATAAACTTGTCCAACTCATAAGAGAAGGGAAATACAAACCAAAACCAGTAAGAAGGGTTGAAATTCCAAAGCCTAACGGTGGGAAAAGAAACCTAGGCATTCCGACCGTCACCGACCGCATTTTCCAACAAGCCGTAGTCCAAAAACTTACGCCCATATTTGAGAAACAGTTTAGTCCCTATAGCTATGGTTTCAGACCAAACAGAAGCGCCCACCAAGCAATTGAGCAGGCAAGACAATTTATCGAAGATGGATACAACATTGTGGTAGATATAGACTTAGAAAAATTTTTTGATCGGGTTCAACATATAAATGTCAACACAAATATGTACACTTTTGCTTGTTTAAGGATGTACAAAATCACTCGTTTTCTTTCGCCAAATGATCCTTTAAACGATAAGAATCTCCAATGA